A part of Deltaproteobacteria bacterium genomic DNA contains:
- a CDS encoding homoserine dehydrogenase, which translates to MASEGVKLGLIGLGTVGTGVVQLLARNSDTIARKLGRPLSLARVASRSLHVKPHPPLEYAQLSSDPWSVVHDPEVDLVIELIGGIEPARSLILEAMRRGKDVVTANKALLAQHGEEIFSAAETHGVRIGFEASVAGGIPIIRTLREGLAGDRNRALFGIVNGTCNYILTTMSEQEEEFATVLRRAQEQGLAEADPSFDIDGVDAAHKLTLLAMLAFGVRVSFESVYVEGIRHVSQTDILFAREFGYGIKLLAIAKEEDGALDVRVHPTMIPSSSLLAGVGDAYNAIFVQGEALGSSLYFGRGAGSLPTATAVVADIIDTTRQRRATRGTGVPPLGMPWQDLRAIPLRPIDELTSEYYLRFMALDRPGVLARIAGILGEHAISIASVIQRGRSEGDETVPLVLRTHAAKERHLKAALCLVDQLPIVQGKSVSIRIEENLG; encoded by the coding sequence ATGGCCTCGGAAGGTGTGAAGCTTGGCCTTATCGGCCTGGGTACCGTAGGAACAGGCGTCGTGCAGCTCCTTGCCCGCAATAGCGACACCATCGCACGGAAGCTCGGTCGCCCGTTATCGTTGGCACGGGTCGCCAGCCGCAGTTTACATGTGAAACCCCATCCGCCGTTGGAGTATGCACAGTTGTCGAGCGATCCGTGGAGCGTGGTGCACGACCCGGAAGTCGATCTGGTCATCGAACTGATCGGCGGTATTGAGCCGGCACGGTCCCTGATTTTGGAAGCGATGCGACGCGGGAAAGATGTGGTCACGGCCAACAAAGCGCTGTTGGCGCAGCATGGCGAAGAGATTTTTTCCGCAGCGGAAACCCACGGAGTACGCATCGGGTTCGAGGCCAGCGTCGCCGGTGGCATTCCGATCATCCGGACCCTCAGAGAGGGGTTGGCCGGAGACCGGAACCGCGCGCTGTTCGGCATCGTCAACGGCACCTGCAACTACATCCTCACCACCATGAGCGAACAGGAAGAGGAATTCGCCACCGTCCTGCGGCGCGCGCAAGAACAGGGGCTCGCGGAAGCCGACCCGAGTTTCGATATCGACGGCGTGGATGCCGCGCATAAGTTGACCCTGCTGGCCATGCTCGCCTTTGGCGTGCGGGTGTCGTTCGAGTCGGTCTATGTGGAAGGCATTCGCCACGTGAGTCAAACCGACATCCTGTTCGCGCGCGAGTTCGGCTACGGCATCAAGTTGCTTGCCATCGCTAAAGAAGAAGACGGCGCGCTTGACGTGCGGGTGCACCCCACCATGATTCCGAGCAGCAGTTTGCTTGCCGGTGTGGGCGACGCCTACAATGCGATTTTTGTCCAGGGTGAGGCGTTAGGTTCGTCGTTGTATTTCGGTCGCGGCGCTGGCAGTCTGCCCACGGCGACTGCTGTCGTCGCCGATATTATCGACACCACACGGCAGCGCAGAGCTACGCGCGGGACGGGGGTGCCGCCGTTAGGAATGCCTTGGCAAGATTTACGCGCGATCCCGCTCCGTCCTATCGACGAACTCACGAGCGAGTATTATCTCCGCTTCATGGCGCTCGATCGTCCGGGGGTGCTAGCGCGGATTGCCGGCATCTTAGGCGAGCATGCAATCAGCATTGCCTCGGTCATTCAGCGCGGGCGCAGCGAAGGCGACGAGACCGTGCCGTTGGTGTTGCGTACGCACGCTGCCAAGGAACGTCACCTCAAGGCTGCGCTGTGTTTGGTCGATCAATTGCCCATCGTACAAGGCAAGTCGGTCTCCATTCGCATTGAAGAAAACCTCGGATAA
- a CDS encoding aminotransferase class I/II-fold pyridoxal phosphate-dependent enzyme, translated as MDFPRIKRLPPYLFATLDKMKLEARRAGEDIIDFGMGNPDHASPPHVVEKLIEASGKSPNHRYSTSRGIFKLRLAICDWYKRRFDVDLDPDTESVVTIGSKEGLAHLALAMLGPGDVAICPSPSYPIHHYSIVIANADLRVVPLHPDQDFFTALEETVRQCWPRPKMLLLSFPHNPTTEVVDLDFFRRIVDFAKENNIFVVHDFAYADLYFDDYRPPSFLQVPGAKDIGVEFFTLSKSYDMPGWRVGFVNGNAEALGALARLKSYFDYGIFQPVQIAAIHALNGPQDYVEGVRQRYKKRRDVLIDGLERIGWHIPKPKGTMFVWAAIPEPFRAMGSMKFAEFLLTEAKVAVSPGVGFGPYGEGFVRFALIENEHRTRQAIRGIRKAFGELAVPRTQKASVG; from the coding sequence ATGGATTTTCCACGGATTAAACGACTGCCTCCCTATTTATTCGCCACGCTCGACAAGATGAAACTGGAAGCGCGGAGAGCGGGAGAGGATATTATCGATTTTGGCATGGGCAACCCTGACCATGCCTCTCCTCCGCATGTGGTGGAAAAATTGATCGAGGCGTCGGGGAAATCGCCTAACCACCGCTATTCTACCTCCCGCGGGATCTTCAAACTGCGGCTGGCGATTTGCGATTGGTACAAGAGGCGCTTCGATGTCGATCTCGATCCGGACACGGAATCAGTCGTTACCATCGGATCGAAGGAGGGACTCGCTCATTTAGCCCTGGCCATGCTCGGCCCCGGCGATGTAGCGATTTGCCCGAGCCCCAGCTACCCGATCCATCACTATTCCATCGTTATCGCCAATGCCGATTTGCGGGTCGTGCCGCTGCACCCGGACCAAGATTTCTTCACGGCGCTGGAAGAAACCGTGCGCCAATGCTGGCCACGTCCTAAGATGCTACTGCTGAGTTTTCCCCATAACCCGACCACGGAAGTCGTTGACCTGGATTTCTTCCGCCGCATCGTGGACTTCGCCAAGGAAAACAACATCTTCGTCGTTCACGACTTTGCCTACGCGGATCTCTATTTCGACGATTATCGGCCGCCGAGCTTCCTCCAAGTGCCGGGCGCGAAAGACATCGGGGTCGAGTTCTTCACCCTCTCGAAATCCTACGACATGCCCGGCTGGCGGGTGGGGTTCGTCAATGGCAATGCCGAAGCGTTGGGGGCCTTGGCGCGGCTCAAGAGTTATTTCGATTACGGCATTTTCCAGCCCGTCCAGATTGCCGCGATTCACGCCCTGAACGGCCCGCAGGACTATGTCGAAGGCGTGCGCCAACGCTACAAAAAGCGGCGCGACGTGCTGATTGACGGGCTGGAACGAATCGGGTGGCACATCCCTAAACCGAAAGGCACAATGTTCGTCTGGGCGGCGATTCCCGAACCGTTCCGGGCGATGGGCTCAATGAAATTTGCCGAATTTCTCCTCACCGAGGCAAAAGTGGCCGTGTCCCCGGGTGTCGGGTTCGGCCCTTACGGCGAAGGGTTCGTCCGCTTCGCGCTCATCGAGAATGAACATCGCACCCGTCAGGCTATCCGTGGCATCCGCAAAGCCTTTGGCGAACTCGCGGTACCGCGTACCCAAAAGGCCAGTGTAGGATAG
- a CDS encoding PAS domain S-box protein produces the protein MKTDTADERLLKALNILTCAQTRQQLRSLLREELASCQEELVREHLSICNACSDVLMDLIDTGENTDTISTSECLNGLPQLPEFVLVRRDQLPKNHEKQGAVPTESKGDVSLIPDCDTAMFVHNGKVFLDANRTGLQLLGATIPNEIVGQRVLEFIHQDFWDIARRQGKRVKNEGMPSALVEERLVRLDGRIIDVETLALPINYRGQQAVQIVVKDITDHKKIERALQRYAARYQIMTESSTDAIISLSPTLMILYSSQAGEQLFGYERREVLRRSAVTFIHPDDFSEVEKAHATVLDNSDIQRACFRIRQKAGTYIWVEATIQGIREPETNRLRKIVAVARRATDYKQVERERFLEFQKALEIYKRIFDEVAFGMAIMNLETGRFLEVNPAYCEMVGYTADELRARTFYDITDPDDVQRSREVHDALRSGQAVLRKFDKRYRHKNGAPVHGQLTTIGLCHIEGGGSALLSIVEDVSQHKPAPGPADSDKPGDWVERDRAEPPLPHIPVGPTKTPLGFWGLPDSGEVLENAKNMAKRGETDNALQLLFAFRKHLKGTRQKNPLLLQQIEGAISSLKEKIKNGERVGLSTHS, from the coding sequence ATGAAAACTGATACTGCTGACGAAAGATTGCTGAAGGCCCTCAACATTCTCACTTGTGCTCAAACACGTCAGCAGCTTCGTAGTCTTCTTCGAGAAGAGCTAGCGTCGTGTCAGGAAGAATTGGTGAGAGAGCATTTGTCAATTTGCAACGCATGTTCCGATGTCTTAATGGATTTGATCGATACAGGTGAGAATACTGATACTATATCGACTTCCGAATGTCTGAACGGTCTGCCGCAACTTCCGGAGTTTGTGCTCGTGCGGCGGGATCAGCTTCCGAAAAACCATGAGAAGCAAGGCGCTGTCCCGACTGAGTCGAAGGGAGACGTTTCGCTGATTCCAGACTGCGACACTGCAATGTTTGTCCACAACGGGAAGGTATTTTTAGATGCGAACCGGACGGGGTTACAATTGCTCGGTGCCACGATCCCGAATGAGATCGTAGGACAGCGGGTGTTAGAGTTCATCCACCAGGACTTTTGGGACATCGCACGACGACAAGGTAAGAGAGTCAAAAACGAAGGAATGCCTTCAGCGCTCGTAGAAGAGAGGTTAGTACGACTTGACGGGCGTATTATTGACGTTGAGACTTTGGCTTTGCCTATCAACTACAGAGGCCAGCAGGCAGTGCAAATCGTTGTCAAAGACATCACTGATCACAAGAAGATCGAACGAGCGTTACAGAGGTACGCTGCGCGTTATCAGATTATGACGGAAAGCTCGACAGATGCGATTATTTCACTTTCACCCACGCTCATGATTCTCTATTCATCTCAGGCGGGGGAACAACTCTTCGGTTACGAGCGCCGTGAAGTTCTTCGACGTTCAGCCGTGACATTTATCCACCCCGACGACTTTAGTGAAGTAGAAAAAGCTCACGCAACTGTCCTCGACAATAGTGATATTCAGAGGGCTTGTTTCCGTATCCGTCAGAAAGCTGGTACTTACATCTGGGTAGAGGCAACTATCCAGGGTATCCGTGAGCCCGAAACGAACCGCCTCAGAAAGATCGTCGCCGTCGCCCGCCGTGCTACAGATTACAAACAGGTAGAGCGAGAGCGGTTCTTAGAGTTTCAGAAAGCGCTCGAAATATACAAGCGGATTTTTGACGAAGTTGCATTTGGTATGGCGATCATGAATTTAGAGACTGGACGCTTTCTTGAAGTCAACCCTGCATACTGTGAGATGGTCGGCTATACAGCCGATGAACTGCGCGCGCGAACCTTTTATGACATTACCGACCCAGATGACGTACAGAGAAGCCGGGAGGTCCACGATGCGCTACGATCGGGTCAGGCAGTACTGCGAAAATTTGACAAACGATATAGGCATAAAAATGGCGCTCCAGTTCACGGGCAATTGACCACGATTGGACTTTGCCACATCGAAGGAGGCGGGTCAGCGCTTCTCTCTATCGTCGAAGATGTCTCTCAACACAAACCCGCTCCCGGTCCTGCCGACTCGGACAAGCCAGGGGATTGGGTAGAAAGAGACAGGGCGGAACCTCCTCTCCCTCACATACCTGTAGGACCAACTAAGACGCCGCTTGGTTTTTGGGGCCTCCCTGACAGCGGAGAGGTGCTCGAAAATGCTAAGAATATGGCAAAGCGTGGGGAAACAGATAACGCTCTTCAGCTCCTCTTTGCCTTTCGTAAACACCTGAAGGGGACTAGACAAAAAAACCCTCTCTTGCTGCAGCAAATCGAAGGGGCAATTAGTTCCTTGAAAGAGAAGATTAAAAATGGAGAAAGGGTGGGTTTGTCAACCCACTCCTAG
- a CDS encoding DNRLRE domain-containing protein gives MKLSHLTVLATVAAVVFATTEAKAFPVALEPSKDNTLYDDGGAGLRSNGKGGDIFAGKTAGMGSIVRQRAVLAFAGLNLLPSPLTINSATLTLSLTKTVSGNQTVALHPLLADWGEGTSNATNSEGQGVPAASGDATWTHRFFNTILWSTPGGDFVGTASTSRTVGSGDGPYSWSSSTMVTDVEGWMSSPATNFGWIVIGNEVTNGSSKRFGSREAPSFSERPRLLLDITTPAPLDHFFCYKAKNSPGVFKFAKQNATIADAIMPETVWQLFKPVSLCTPANKNGEGVTDEETHLEGYQTKALPVTALPPATTVSITNQFHLVEPLLVNTGKLDRLLVPTSKCVDKPAGSCPLDLAPPAPANPVDHYACYKVTVNLNGPSFDMIQNVAVSDQFIDPAKEFTLRKPTHLCVAADKNQEGIKRPLYNLMCYEAKKALGEPSHIKQKKLHTSNQFGHERMDTLKEEELCVPSSIIVR, from the coding sequence ATGAAACTTTCTCATCTCACCGTACTGGCCACAGTCGCAGCGGTAGTTTTCGCCACCACCGAGGCTAAGGCGTTTCCTGTGGCCTTGGAGCCGAGCAAGGACAATACGCTCTATGACGACGGCGGCGCAGGGTTACGCAGTAATGGCAAAGGCGGTGACATCTTCGCCGGTAAAACCGCCGGCATGGGGTCGATCGTGCGCCAGCGCGCGGTGCTCGCATTCGCGGGGCTGAATCTGCTTCCCTCTCCACTGACTATCAACAGCGCCACGCTGACTCTCTCTCTCACGAAGACCGTCTCTGGAAACCAGACCGTCGCCCTCCACCCTCTCTTGGCGGATTGGGGGGAAGGCACCTCGAACGCAACTAACTCGGAAGGCCAAGGCGTACCCGCTGCCTCGGGAGATGCCACCTGGACTCATCGGTTTTTCAATACCATCTTGTGGTCAACCCCAGGCGGCGATTTTGTCGGAACGGCAAGCACGAGCCGCACGGTGGGTTCTGGAGATGGCCCCTATTCTTGGAGTTCGTCAACGATGGTGACCGATGTAGAAGGCTGGATGAGCAGTCCGGCAACCAATTTCGGTTGGATCGTCATCGGCAACGAAGTTACGAACGGCTCCTCGAAACGGTTCGGTAGCCGTGAAGCGCCGTCTTTCTCCGAACGACCACGGTTACTGCTGGATATCACCACCCCGGCGCCGCTGGACCATTTCTTCTGCTACAAGGCCAAAAATTCGCCTGGGGTCTTCAAGTTCGCCAAACAGAACGCCACTATCGCCGACGCCATCATGCCCGAGACCGTCTGGCAACTCTTCAAGCCTGTGAGCCTGTGCACGCCAGCAAACAAGAACGGCGAAGGAGTCACTGATGAAGAGACACACCTGGAAGGCTATCAAACCAAGGCGCTACCGGTCACGGCACTTCCCCCGGCGACGACGGTGAGCATCACCAACCAGTTTCATCTTGTAGAGCCGCTGCTGGTTAACACCGGGAAGTTAGATCGGCTGCTCGTCCCGACGAGCAAATGTGTCGATAAGCCCGCCGGTTCCTGCCCACTCGATCTCGCCCCACCCGCTCCGGCCAATCCCGTCGACCACTACGCCTGCTATAAGGTCACGGTCAATCTCAACGGCCCATCGTTCGATATGATCCAGAACGTGGCCGTAAGCGATCAGTTCATCGACCCGGCGAAAGAGTTCACGCTCAGAAAGCCAACTCACCTGTGCGTCGCAGCGGACAAAAACCAGGAAGGCATTAAGCGCCCGCTCTACAACCTGATGTGCTATGAAGCCAAGAAAGCACTTGGAGAACCCTCCCACATCAAACAAAAGAAGCTCCACACCAGCAATCAGTTCGGGCACGAGCGGATGGACACCTTGAAAGAAGAGGAACTGTGCGTGCCGTCGTCGATCATTGTTCGCTAA
- a CDS encoding Dyp-type peroxidase has protein sequence MPTPQTGIIPAPQPSALFLLLKVVNPTESGKAVAKVAAGIPALVEKVGATDPRARLVCTVGFGSEFWDVVSPKKRPAGLRPFTALAADGLSAPSTGGDMLLHILSKRHDLNFELAMRVRTQLGGTVEVMDEVHGFQYLDSRDLTGFIDGTENPKGNKDRSGAALVGAEDAAFAGGSYVFTQRYIHDLAKWATVPTKEQEKIIGRRKADSDELSEKAKPATAHISRTVIEENGEELEIVRHSFPYGTVSEKGLFFIAYCKTLDIPEKMLARMMGTSGDGLHDHLMEHSHAVSGANFFAPSLEVLTSLGRR, from the coding sequence ATGCCGACTCCACAAACTGGGATTATCCCCGCACCGCAGCCGAGTGCGTTGTTTCTCCTCCTCAAAGTCGTGAACCCGACGGAAAGCGGCAAAGCCGTGGCCAAGGTTGCCGCCGGGATTCCGGCGTTGGTCGAAAAAGTCGGGGCGACCGATCCCCGCGCTAGGTTGGTGTGCACCGTCGGTTTTGGCTCCGAATTCTGGGATGTCGTTTCTCCGAAGAAGCGTCCCGCCGGGCTGCGCCCGTTTACCGCGCTGGCCGCCGATGGCCTCAGCGCGCCGAGCACCGGCGGCGACATGCTGCTCCATATTCTCTCGAAACGCCACGATTTGAACTTTGAACTCGCCATGCGGGTGCGCACGCAACTCGGCGGTACGGTTGAAGTTATGGACGAGGTGCATGGGTTCCAGTATCTCGATTCCCGCGATCTCACCGGGTTTATCGACGGCACAGAGAATCCCAAAGGGAACAAGGACCGCTCGGGCGCGGCGCTGGTGGGCGCGGAAGATGCCGCTTTTGCCGGCGGTAGCTATGTGTTCACGCAACGCTATATCCACGATTTGGCCAAGTGGGCGACCGTGCCCACCAAAGAACAAGAGAAAATCATTGGCCGCCGCAAAGCGGACAGCGATGAGCTGTCCGAGAAAGCGAAGCCGGCCACGGCCCACATCAGCCGCACGGTGATCGAGGAAAACGGCGAGGAGCTGGAAATCGTCCGTCACAGTTTTCCTTATGGCACGGTGTCCGAGAAAGGGCTGTTCTTCATTGCGTACTGCAAGACGTTGGATATTCCCGAAAAGATGCTGGCCCGTATGATGGGGACCTCGGGCGATGGGCTCCATGACCATCTGATGGAGCACTCCCACGCGGTCTCCGGCGCGAATTTCTTCGCTCCGTCTCTGGAAGTCCTCACTTCCCTCGGGCGACGCTAG
- a CDS encoding ATP-binding cassette domain-containing protein, with protein MQKIIEIQNATVYRGQHRVLHNFSLDLELGRNTAILGPNGAGKSTLLKMIARELYPVEREESYVRIFGQERWDVWELRSHFGIVSHDLQQQYVGNARGLNVILSGYYSSIDTAWHHRFSEEDQARALRIVESLGVADLKNRMFGEMSTGEQRRFLLGRALINEPEALILDEPTSGLDLSACFQYLSVIRRLMQDGKTLILVTHHIHEIPPEVSRVVLLKNGAVIADGEKQEVLTEQNLSDLFETPVALVQANGFYQAMPGTV; from the coding sequence ATGCAGAAGATCATCGAAATTCAGAACGCCACAGTGTATCGCGGACAGCATCGCGTCTTGCACAACTTTTCCTTAGACCTGGAGCTTGGGCGCAACACCGCTATCCTCGGACCGAACGGTGCGGGGAAATCCACCCTGCTGAAAATGATTGCCCGCGAACTCTATCCCGTAGAGCGGGAAGAGAGCTACGTGCGGATCTTTGGGCAAGAGCGCTGGGACGTGTGGGAGCTGCGGTCGCACTTCGGCATCGTCTCGCACGACTTGCAACAGCAATACGTCGGCAACGCGCGCGGGCTCAACGTCATTCTGTCCGGCTATTACTCCAGCATCGATACCGCCTGGCATCATCGATTCAGCGAGGAAGACCAAGCACGCGCCCTGCGCATTGTGGAGTCGCTGGGAGTAGCCGACCTGAAGAATCGCATGTTTGGCGAGATGTCGACCGGAGAACAACGCCGGTTCTTGCTTGGCCGCGCGCTGATCAACGAGCCCGAAGCGTTGATCCTCGACGAGCCGACCAGCGGTCTCGATCTGAGTGCCTGCTTTCAGTATCTCAGCGTCATTCGTCGCCTGATGCAGGACGGCAAGACGCTGATTCTGGTGACGCATCACATTCACGAGATTCCGCCGGAAGTCTCGCGCGTCGTCCTGTTAAAAAACGGTGCAGTGATTGCCGATGGCGAGAAGCAGGAGGTACTAACGGAGCAGAATCTGAGTGACCTCTTCGAGACGCCGGTAGCTTTGGTGCAGGCAAACGGATTCTATCAGGCGATGCCGGGCACGGTGTAG
- a CDS encoding alpha/beta hydrolase, translating to MKSHTVIGGGGLKLRVDETGNPNGKSLLFIHGFAQSRLSWNRQLHSDLARDFRLVAMDLRGHGLSEKPKDVYGDSRLWADDVNAVITTLSLQQPVLSGWSYGGLVICDYLRFYGEAQIGGIHLVGAASMLGEKVFPFLGKEFLPLSQGVMSTNVEESVAATERFVRLCVHEEPTPEDHYFFLGFNVIVPPYVRAGLFERSLDNDDLLPALKKPVLITHGENDDIVGIDMAKYNAAKIAHAQTSYYAKVGHAPFWEDAGRFNRELRAFASAI from the coding sequence ATGAAAAGCCATACCGTTATTGGCGGCGGTGGCCTCAAGCTGCGGGTCGATGAAACCGGCAACCCCAACGGGAAATCTTTACTCTTCATTCATGGCTTCGCCCAGAGCCGTCTTTCTTGGAACAGGCAACTGCACTCGGACCTGGCAAGAGATTTTCGCCTCGTTGCGATGGACCTGCGCGGGCACGGTTTATCGGAAAAACCCAAAGATGTTTATGGTGACTCGCGCCTGTGGGCGGACGATGTCAACGCGGTCATTACCACGCTCAGTTTGCAGCAGCCGGTGCTGAGCGGCTGGTCCTACGGCGGCCTAGTGATTTGCGACTACCTGCGTTTTTATGGCGAGGCACAGATCGGTGGAATTCACCTTGTCGGTGCCGCGTCCATGTTGGGCGAGAAGGTCTTTCCTTTCCTCGGTAAAGAGTTCCTCCCTCTGAGCCAAGGCGTCATGTCAACCAATGTCGAAGAAAGCGTGGCGGCAACCGAACGCTTCGTGCGTTTGTGCGTGCACGAGGAGCCGACACCGGAAGACCATTACTTCTTTCTCGGCTTCAACGTTATCGTCCCGCCCTACGTGCGAGCAGGGCTATTCGAGCGTAGCCTCGACAACGACGACCTCTTGCCCGCGCTGAAAAAGCCGGTGCTGATTACCCACGGAGAGAACGACGACATCGTGGGTATCGACATGGCTAAATACAACGCCGCGAAGATTGCGCATGCGCAGACCTCTTACTATGCCAAAGTGGGCCATGCGCCGTTTTGGGAGGACGCCGGGCGGTTCAATCGCGAGCTGCGAGCGTTTGCGTCTGCTATCTGA
- a CDS encoding N-6 DNA methylase produces the protein MPAVLNLKPSSKAITGYYAALAAYARQRVKHEGALRSAFQNLLTEVGKSIGWALIPELPGASIRPDGTFRDAYYLERGYWEAKDTQDKLEAEIQKKIAKGYPLTNTIFEDTRKAYLYQNGEVALEADLTQPQQLITLLVAFFSYTVPAHEDFTKAVEDFKQRVPDLARGLVEKLTDAHKNNTRFIKAFDGFHTLCRTALNPNLSMAAVDEMLVQHLLTERLIRTIFDNQDFTQRNAIAREVEKVIAALVSKSFNRHDFLKSLDPFYLAIESAARTITDFGEKQHFLNTVYERFFQGYSVQVADTHGIVYTPQPIVDFMCASVAEVLQTEFGKGLGGKDVTILDPCTGTGNFIVNLLRRVPKRDLPRLPFADDFHAFAEAGKKLAQLHLDYEKLEPYPLRWIETPGMPLSYRVEKMRLNKDKTSLQVNDSLTLAGIPAETSLYRLGNRSALEWIIDQYQVSEDKRSGIRSDPNRRDDAEYIVRLIGQVVRVSVETVKIVQGLPGKWAESSETMKGKTAS, from the coding sequence ATGCCTGCCGTACTCAACCTTAAGCCGTCATCAAAAGCGATCACTGGATATTACGCGGCATTGGCAGCGTATGCCCGCCAGCGTGTCAAACATGAAGGGGCGCTGCGTTCGGCGTTCCAGAACCTCCTGACTGAAGTCGGGAAAAGCATTGGCTGGGCGTTGATTCCCGAACTGCCGGGTGCGTCCATTCGTCCGGATGGCACCTTTCGCGATGCCTACTATCTGGAGCGCGGCTACTGGGAGGCGAAAGACACACAGGACAAGCTCGAAGCAGAGATTCAGAAGAAGATCGCTAAAGGCTATCCGCTCACCAACACGATCTTCGAGGATACGCGCAAGGCGTACCTCTACCAAAACGGCGAGGTAGCACTGGAGGCCGATCTTACTCAGCCTCAGCAGCTCATCACCCTCCTGGTCGCGTTCTTTTCCTACACGGTCCCCGCGCACGAAGACTTCACCAAAGCCGTCGAAGATTTCAAACAACGCGTACCCGATCTCGCGCGCGGCCTGGTGGAGAAGCTGACCGATGCGCACAAGAACAATACTCGCTTCATCAAGGCGTTCGACGGTTTCCACACACTCTGCAGGACTGCGCTGAATCCGAACCTGAGCATGGCGGCGGTGGACGAAATGCTTGTCCAGCACCTGCTCACCGAGCGGCTGATTCGCACGATCTTCGACAATCAGGATTTTACCCAACGCAATGCTATTGCCCGTGAGGTGGAAAAAGTCATCGCCGCCCTGGTGAGTAAGTCTTTCAACCGGCATGACTTCCTCAAGTCGCTGGACCCGTTCTATCTTGCCATCGAGTCCGCCGCGCGGACCATTACCGACTTCGGTGAGAAGCAGCACTTTCTCAACACGGTGTACGAACGGTTCTTCCAGGGCTATTCGGTGCAAGTGGCGGATACGCATGGCATCGTCTACACGCCGCAGCCGATTGTCGATTTCATGTGCGCCAGTGTCGCTGAAGTATTGCAGACCGAGTTTGGTAAAGGGCTGGGCGGGAAGGACGTGACCATTCTCGACCCGTGCACAGGTACCGGCAACTTCATCGTCAATTTGCTCCGCCGGGTGCCGAAACGCGACCTGCCGCGCCTTCCGTTCGCGGACGACTTCCACGCCTTTGCCGAGGCGGGGAAAAAGCTGGCGCAATTGCACCTCGATTACGAGAAGCTCGAACCGTATCCGCTGCGGTGGATCGAAACACCTGGGATGCCCTTATCCTACCGTGTCGAGAAAATGCGACTGAATAAGGACAAGACCTCATTGCAAGTCAACGATTCCCTGACCCTCGCCGGGATTCCTGCGGAAACGTCCCTCTATCGCCTGGGCAATCGCAGCGCGTTAGAGTGGATCATCGACCAATATCAAGTCTCCGAAGACAAACGCAGCGGCATTCGCTCCGATCCGAACCGCCGCGACGATGCAGAGTATATCGTCCGGCTGATCGGCCAAGTCGTGCGTGTGAGCGTGGAGACGGTGAAGATTGTCCAAGGACTGCCTGGGAAGTGGGCTGAAAGTTCCGAAACTATGAAAGGGAAGACAGCGTCATGA
- a CDS encoding DUF433 domain-containing protein, whose amino-acid sequence MTLVIEQKELDLLPITIDPDVVSGTPVFRGTRVPVEALISNLETGLTLDEFLENFPTVAREQALQVLEFLKTSCYLSIVHNPG is encoded by the coding sequence ATGACTCTCGTCATTGAACAAAAAGAGCTTGATCTGTTACCAATCACGATCGACCCTGACGTTGTCAGTGGTACGCCGGTGTTTCGTGGTACGCGAGTGCCGGTGGAGGCACTGATTAGTAACCTGGAAACCGGTCTGACACTGGACGAATTTCTCGAAAACTTTCCGACGGTCGCACGTGAACAAGCCTTGCAGGTGCTCGAATTTCTCAAGACGAGCTGTTACTTGAGCATCGTCCATAATCCTGGATGA